Proteins from a single region of Streptococcus oralis:
- a CDS encoding Cna B-type domain-containing protein: MKNKKFWLPILTSLACLLGMIFAPNSVQAKELKNVISNIGIWEVDNGKFIKPDANGVYTLSPEHHNYSNYKFTVDYDLSAYDGKLEDGDTFTFTVPSPLTVRNETFDLKDKETDLVIGETQIVSNGDNNGGKATITLKNLKTYLEKKGGYQVQNVKGNFFVGFSSKNELSNETLRFDKTETINEITHQIKVKKGDTADYSEGIGRANFNKYHGLIYKEDWTSKALNKSGKYLHSWYVRVNPKQAAYNKIEIHDWVDPNASPMQMIPETFSVTAGWYDQYYYFKDEVVLEAGKDYQVKWNDSYTEFTLTINNASSILAKNGKPAAFRIHYKTSAPADGTQVQNNAEMKGDDQILTYDDYSNKTVVKQIGNSVVASGGTIQLETGYRIILYKVDELTHDRLKGAKFKITPPAGATAKEEIVTTNDDGIAESSIYSESDIKKGNFTVTEVEAPEGYELNPTPFEMTVGQDGAIKTVTNKRSKAKAKIKANKKLTGRELKAEEFEFTLTDQDGKVKETVKNDKDGNIAFSELEFDKAGTYTFKIAEKAGSDTSIKYDTKTVTATVTVADKGKGALEATVSYDDEKAFENTYTPAKTEVPVKKEWDDKDNQDGKRPSSVTVKLLADGQDTGKTLELTEANGWAGSFKDLDADKGGTPIKYTVVEVTVAGYTSKVTGDAASGFTITNSYSPETVVVKATKNWDDANNQDGKRPTKITINLLADGQKVDSKEIQAAADGTWTVEFTKLAKYKAGKEIKYTVTEEAVAEYESTITDFTITNKYAPKAIDYKVTKVWNDANNQDGKRPESVTVQLYKKVGDADSVAVEGKKLTLTAKDKTDANTWVASFTNLPQYEAGKEITYSIKEVDVPAGYEASVTGQVVTNTHTPETVVLSGTKVWKDNNNQDGKRADKVKVQILNGDKVVQEIEVSEATGWKFESKALPKYENGKEIEYKVKEVVVAEYKSVVTDHKDGKYTITNKHTPLKTTVKGKKIWKDEENKDGIRPSSVTVKLLADGKETGQTATVSETSGWTYEFTGLDRYQEGKEIAYTVEEVNVPDGYTASVEDYNITNTHTPEKPTPGKPNEPGKPKKGGELPNTGSESNQVALVAGIVLLGLGTGFLARRKKED, encoded by the coding sequence ATGAAGAACAAGAAATTTTGGTTACCCATCCTAACTTCTCTGGCCTGTTTGCTAGGGATGATCTTTGCTCCAAATTCAGTTCAAGCAAAGGAACTGAAGAACGTTATCAGTAATATTGGAATTTGGGAGGTTGATAATGGTAAGTTTATAAAACCAGATGCGAATGGTGTTTATACACTTTCTCCTGAACATCATAACTACTCAAATTATAAATTCACTGTTGATTACGATTTGAGTGCCTATGATGGTAAATTAGAGGACGGTGATACCTTTACCTTTACTGTTCCGAGCCCTTTAACTGTTAGAAATGAAACTTTTGATTTAAAAGATAAGGAAACAGATCTAGTTATCGGGGAAACTCAAATTGTATCAAACGGGGATAATAATGGTGGTAAGGCAACTATTACATTAAAAAATCTGAAAACCTATCTTGAGAAAAAAGGTGGCTATCAAGTCCAAAACGTTAAAGGAAATTTCTTTGTTGGTTTTAGTTCTAAAAATGAATTAAGCAATGAAACACTCCGTTTTGATAAGACGGAAACCATAAATGAAATTACCCATCAAATCAAGGTTAAAAAAGGTGATACGGCTGATTATTCTGAAGGAATTGGTCGAGCTAATTTCAATAAATATCATGGTTTGATTTACAAAGAGGATTGGACATCAAAGGCTCTAAATAAGAGCGGAAAATACTTACACAGCTGGTATGTTCGTGTTAATCCGAAACAAGCAGCCTATAATAAAATTGAAATTCATGACTGGGTAGATCCAAATGCTTCACCAATGCAGATGATTCCTGAAACATTTAGCGTCACAGCAGGTTGGTATGATCAATATTATTACTTTAAAGATGAAGTGGTTTTAGAAGCTGGTAAGGATTACCAAGTAAAATGGAATGATTCTTACACAGAATTTACTTTAACAATTAACAATGCATCTTCAATTCTTGCGAAGAACGGTAAACCAGCAGCATTTCGAATTCATTATAAAACAAGTGCTCCAGCAGATGGCACGCAAGTCCAAAACAATGCTGAAATGAAGGGTGATGACCAGATTCTTACATATGACGACTATAGTAATAAGACAGTTGTTAAGCAAATCGGAAACTCAGTTGTTGCTTCTGGCGGTACAATTCAGTTAGAAACAGGTTACCGTATCATTCTTTACAAGGTCGACGAGCTGACTCATGACCGTCTAAAAGGAGCAAAATTCAAGATTACTCCTCCAGCAGGAGCTACGGCTAAAGAGGAAATTGTAACGACAAATGATGACGGAATTGCTGAATCATCTATTTACTCAGAAAGTGATATCAAGAAAGGGAACTTTACAGTAACTGAGGTTGAGGCTCCTGAGGGATATGAGTTAAATCCTACTCCATTTGAGATGACTGTTGGACAAGACGGAGCTATCAAAACAGTTACAAATAAACGTAGCAAAGCTAAAGCTAAGATTAAAGCTAATAAAAAACTTACAGGACGTGAGTTGAAGGCTGAAGAGTTTGAATTCACTTTAACAGACCAAGATGGTAAGGTGAAAGAAACTGTGAAGAATGACAAAGACGGAAACATTGCTTTCTCAGAATTGGAATTCGACAAAGCAGGGACTTATACCTTTAAAATTGCTGAAAAAGCTGGCAGTGATACAAGCATCAAGTACGACACTAAAACTGTTACGGCTACAGTTACTGTAGCGGACAAGGGTAAAGGTGCACTTGAAGCAACTGTTTCTTACGACGACGAAAAAGCTTTCGAGAATACTTACACACCAGCGAAAACTGAAGTTCCTGTGAAAAAAGAATGGGATGATAAGGACAACCAAGATGGTAAACGTCCATCTTCTGTCACAGTTAAATTGCTTGCAGATGGTCAAGATACTGGTAAAACACTTGAATTGACTGAAGCAAATGGTTGGGCTGGAAGCTTCAAAGACCTTGATGCTGATAAAGGCGGCACACCTATCAAGTATACTGTAGTAGAAGTAACTGTTGCTGGTTACACTTCTAAGGTTACTGGTGACGCTGCATCAGGATTCACTATCACAAATAGTTATTCTCCAGAAACAGTTGTTGTAAAAGCAACTAAGAACTGGGATGACGCGAATAACCAAGACGGCAAACGTCCAACTAAGATTACAATCAATCTTTTAGCAGACGGTCAGAAAGTTGATTCGAAAGAAATTCAGGCTGCTGCAGACGGAACTTGGACTGTCGAATTCACGAAATTAGCAAAATATAAAGCTGGTAAAGAAATCAAATACACTGTAACAGAAGAAGCCGTAGCAGAATACGAATCAACTATTACAGACTTTACCATCACAAACAAATATGCTCCAAAAGCAATCGACTACAAGGTAACAAAAGTATGGAACGACGCGAACAACCAAGACGGCAAACGTCCTGAGTCCGTAACGGTTCAACTTTATAAAAAAGTAGGAGATGCAGATTCAGTAGCTGTTGAAGGTAAGAAATTGACCTTGACAGCTAAGGATAAGACAGACGCTAACACTTGGGTAGCATCCTTCACCAATCTTCCACAATACGAAGCTGGTAAAGAAATCACTTACTCTATCAAGGAAGTAGACGTACCAGCTGGTTATGAAGCCTCTGTGACTGGTCAGGTCGTGACAAACACTCACACACCAGAAACAGTCGTTCTTTCAGGAACTAAGGTTTGGAAAGATAACAACAACCAAGACGGCAAACGTGCAGATAAAGTGAAAGTTCAAATTCTTAACGGCGACAAAGTTGTTCAAGAAATTGAAGTTTCAGAAGCAACTGGTTGGAAGTTCGAATCAAAAGCACTTCCTAAGTATGAAAATGGTAAAGAAATCGAGTACAAAGTCAAAGAAGTTGTTGTTGCAGAATACAAATCAGTAGTTACTGACCACAAAGACGGTAAGTACACTATTACCAACAAACATACACCGTTGAAAACTACTGTAAAAGGTAAGAAGATCTGGAAAGATGAAGAAAACAAAGACGGTATCCGTCCATCTTCTGTCACTGTGAAACTTCTTGCAGATGGTAAGGAAACTGGTCAGACAGCTACAGTGTCAGAAACAAGTGGCTGGACTTATGAGTTTACAGGTCTTGATCGTTATCAAGAAGGTAAGGAAATTGCCTACACTGTTGAAGAAGTGAATGTTCCAGATGGTTATACAGCTTCAGTAGAAGATTACAACATTACAAATACGCATACTCCTGAAAAACCAACACCTGGCAAACCAAATGAACCAGGTAAGCCTAAAAAAGGTGGGGAATTGCCTAATACAGGAAGCGAGTCTAACCAAGTGGCTCTAGTAGCTGGAATCGTCCTTCTTGGATTGGGAACAGGATTCTTGGCAAGACGCAAAAAAGAAGATTAA
- a CDS encoding class I SAM-dependent methyltransferase, giving the protein MIETRLQDKLKAGLEVENFQKDGDIYLSLNPDYLSGDNAKYMTMYNRMARWYDMGEKWIGPLLHGKAIDKLRRDLMEEIEWKDNLSVLYVSIGTGQDLRYIPETIDLKSLDFVGVDISIGMLEKCQKSCAKKTNLQLFHACAEDLPFADNSFDIVYHIGGINFFNDKAKAMQEMLRVAKPGTKLLIADETADYVDQQYKKNHFSKDYFKDATVDLSEIENAVPSEVKEKELKLLWDGKFYALTFRK; this is encoded by the coding sequence ATGATTGAAACAAGATTACAAGATAAATTGAAGGCAGGTTTAGAGGTGGAAAATTTTCAAAAAGATGGCGACATCTATCTGTCTCTTAATCCTGATTATCTATCTGGAGATAATGCTAAATACATGACCATGTATAACCGTATGGCTCGCTGGTATGATATGGGTGAAAAATGGATAGGACCACTTCTCCACGGCAAGGCAATTGATAAGTTGAGAAGGGATCTGATGGAGGAAATAGAATGGAAAGATAATTTATCTGTTCTTTATGTCTCTATCGGGACTGGTCAAGACCTCCGTTATATCCCTGAGACAATTGACCTGAAAAGTTTAGACTTTGTAGGGGTAGATATTTCTATCGGTATGTTAGAAAAATGCCAGAAATCTTGCGCTAAAAAGACTAATTTGCAACTTTTCCATGCTTGCGCGGAGGATCTACCCTTTGCGGATAATAGTTTTGACATTGTCTACCATATTGGCGGAATCAATTTTTTCAATGATAAGGCCAAGGCTATGCAGGAAATGCTACGAGTGGCGAAGCCAGGAACCAAGCTTTTAATTGCAGATGAGACGGCTGACTATGTGGATCAGCAATATAAGAAAAATCATTTTAGTAAGGATTATTTTAAAGATGCTACTGTTGATTTGAGTGAAATTGAGAATGCTGTTCCAAGCGAAGTTAAGGAAAAGGAATTGAAACTTCTTTGGGATGGAAAATTCTACGCCTTGACATTTAGGAAATAA
- a CDS encoding DUF3397 domain-containing protein: MGMILMKIASILLLILTLVVCFIVTKLFGLRKIGFNFADLAFPLLVFEYYLITAKAFTHNFLPRLGVALSLLAILLVVFFLVKKRSFYYPKFIKFFWRAGFLLTLIIYIAMVVELMMLP, from the coding sequence ATGGGTATGATTTTAATGAAAATAGCATCTATTTTATTATTGATATTAACCTTGGTGGTTTGCTTTATTGTCACCAAGCTTTTCGGACTTAGGAAAATAGGATTTAATTTCGCGGATCTAGCTTTTCCACTTTTGGTATTTGAGTACTACCTGATTACTGCTAAAGCCTTTACCCACAACTTTCTACCGCGACTTGGTGTTGCTCTTTCTCTCCTAGCAATTCTCCTTGTAGTCTTTTTCCTTGTCAAAAAACGAAGTTTTTATTACCCTAAATTCATCAAGTTTTTCTGGAGAGCCGGTTTTCTCCTTACCTTAATCATCTACATAGCGATGGTTGTCGAATTGATGATGCTCCCATAA
- a CDS encoding TIGR01212 family radical SAM protein (This family includes YhcC from E. coli K-12, an uncharacterized radical SAM protein.), with the protein MKVMKSYNTLNDYYRKLFGEKTFKVPIDAGFDCPNRDGTVAHGGCTFCTVSGSGDAIVAPDAPIREQFYKEIDFMHRKWPEVKKYLVYFQNFTNTHEKVEVIRERYEQAINEPGVVGINIGTRPDCLPDETIEYLAELSERMHVTVELGLQTTFEATSDLINRAHSYELYVETVKRLRKYPKIEIVSHLINGLPGETHEMMVENVRRCVTDNDIQGIKLHLLHLMTNTRMQRDYHEGRLQLMSQDEYVKVICDQLEIIPKHIVIHRITGDAPRDMLIGPMWSLNKWEVLNAIETEMRRRGSVQGCKAVKQEFKNEKTT; encoded by the coding sequence ATGAAAGTTATGAAATCTTATAATACCTTGAATGATTATTATCGAAAACTTTTTGGAGAAAAGACTTTCAAAGTTCCTATTGATGCGGGATTTGACTGTCCAAATCGGGATGGAACTGTAGCTCATGGTGGTTGTACTTTTTGTACGGTTTCAGGTTCTGGAGATGCCATCGTGGCACCGGATGCCCCTATCCGTGAGCAATTTTATAAGGAAATTGACTTTATGCACCGCAAGTGGCCAGAAGTTAAAAAGTATCTGGTTTATTTTCAAAATTTTACCAACACCCATGAAAAGGTGGAAGTCATCCGAGAACGTTATGAGCAGGCCATCAACGAGCCAGGTGTAGTTGGAATCAATATTGGAACACGGCCAGATTGTTTACCAGACGAAACAATCGAATATTTGGCTGAGTTGTCGGAGCGTATGCACGTGACTGTAGAATTGGGCTTACAGACTACTTTTGAAGCAACCTCTGACCTGATTAACCGTGCCCATTCTTATGAATTGTATGTTGAAACAGTAAAACGCTTGAGGAAATATCCCAAGATTGAGATTGTTTCCCATTTGATCAATGGTTTGCCTGGGGAAACTCATGAGATGATGGTCGAAAATGTTCGCCGTTGTGTCACCGATAATGATATTCAAGGAATTAAACTGCACTTGCTTCACCTTATGACCAATACGCGCATGCAGCGAGATTACCACGAAGGACGCTTGCAACTGATGAGTCAGGATGAGTATGTAAAGGTCATTTGTGACCAACTGGAAATTATTCCCAAGCATATCGTCATCCATCGAATCACAGGAGATGCGCCTAGAGATATGCTGATTGGTCCTATGTGGAGCCTCAATAAATGGGAAGTGCTAAATGCTATTGAAACTGAGATGAGACGTCGTGGAAGTGTGCAAGGATGCAAGGCTGTAAAACAGGAGTTTAAAAATGAAAAGACCACTTGA
- a CDS encoding tRNA (mnm(5)s(2)U34)-methyltransferase, with translation MKRPLEMAHDFLAEVVTKEDIVVDATMGNGHDTLFLAKLAKQVYAFDIQEQALEKTQERLDQAGMTNAQLILQGHETLDQFVTEAKAGIFNLGYLPSADKSVITQPQTTIEALEKLCHLLVKGGRIAIMIYYGHEGGDIEKDAVLEFVSQLNQQEYTAAIYRTLNQVNNPPFLVMIEKLERYRHG, from the coding sequence ATGAAAAGACCACTTGAGATGGCACATGATTTTTTAGCTGAAGTTGTGACAAAAGAGGATATTGTTGTGGATGCGACCATGGGCAATGGCCATGATACCCTTTTTTTAGCCAAGCTAGCCAAGCAAGTCTATGCCTTTGATATCCAGGAGCAGGCTTTGGAGAAGACGCAAGAGCGTTTGGATCAGGCTGGAATGACAAATGCCCAGTTAATCTTGCAAGGTCATGAGACACTTGATCAATTTGTGACAGAAGCTAAGGCAGGGATTTTTAATCTGGGTTATTTACCTTCTGCTGACAAATCCGTCATCACCCAACCTCAGACTACTATCGAAGCCTTAGAAAAGCTGTGTCACTTGCTTGTCAAAGGGGGACGGATTGCCATTATGATTTATTATGGTCATGAGGGAGGAGATATTGAGAAGGATGCTGTTTTGGAGTTTGTTAGCCAGTTGAACCAACAAGAGTATACTGCTGCCATTTATCGGACTCTCAACCAAGTTAACAATCCACCGTTTTTAGTTATGATTGAAAAATTAGAAAGGTATAGACATGGATAA